One Ictalurus punctatus breed USDA103 chromosome 10, Coco_2.0, whole genome shotgun sequence genomic region harbors:
- the slc6a5 gene encoding sodium- and chloride-dependent glycine transporter 2, with amino-acid sequence MDFSEQRDMQRQLHEGAVGVAPRAPGDAVQLPLDVTERKTFCPAEKKSGEIDSNKVYGTFPTGAPVPPPVPAPHKDASGPFLPQTDKAMSQNNCPSSAKQGAMVVLGTDGTASVQLNRAEQDDDDDEEGDENKARGNWSNKLDFILSMVGYAVGLGNVWRFPYLAFQNGGGAFLIPYLIMLSLAGIPIFLLEVSLGQFASQGPVSVWKAIPALQGCGIAMLIISVLIAIYYNIIMCWTLYYLFASFTSLKGLLPWSYCTNEWNTAECKDKDMLQLDSCILRDRNITSIKNTTFCLSANAAGSLSKLLNITTDNRTYVSPSEEYFKYNVLHISKGIEYPGDIRWPLAACLFLAWLIVYASLAKGIKSSGKVVYFTATFPYVVLVILLIRGVTLPGAGSGILYFITPKWEKLNDAKVWKDAATQIFFSLSAAWGGLITLSSYNKFHNNCYRDTIIVTCTNSATSIFAGFVIFSVIGFMAHELKVPIEKVADEGPGIAFVVYPEALTRLPISPFWAIIFFLMLLTLGLDTMFATIETIVTSVADEFPKYLRKHKPLFTLVCCVCFYILGFPMITESGMYMLQLVDTYAASYSLVILAIFELIGISYIYGLQRFCEDIEMMIGFQPNRFWRMCWAFVTPTILTFILVLSLYQWKVMTYEDYTYPTWSMVLGWLMVICSVIWIPIMFVIKMYLAPGTIIERLKLVCSPQPDWGPFLMKHRGERYKNMIDPLGTNSLGLKLPPKDFQLSGP; translated from the exons ATG GATTTCTCCGAGCAGAGAGACATGCAGAGGCAGCTGCACGAGGGCGCGGTTGGAGTTGCCCCTCGTGCCCCAGGGGACGCGGTTCAATTGCCCCTTGATGTCACCGAGCGCAAAACGTTCTGCCCCGCGGAAAAGAAATCGGGAGAAATAGATTCCAATAAAGTGTACGGGACGTTTCCGACCGGTGCGCCCGTTCCTCCCCCGGTTCCTGCCCCTCATAAGGATGCCTCCGGGCCGTTTTTACCCCAAACGGATAAAGCCATGTCGCAGAATAACTGCCCCTCCTCCGCGAAACAGGGGGCAATGGTGGTTCTGGGCACAGATGGCACTGCGTCTGTTCAGCTCAACCGG GCGGAgcaagatgatgatgatgatgaagaaggtgatgagAATAAAGCGAGAGGGAACTGGTCCAATAAACTGGATTTTATTCTCTCTATGGTTGGTTATGCTGTGGGTTTGGGAAACGTGTGGAGGTTTCCATATCTCGCCTTCCAAAATGGAGGAG GTGCATTTTTGATCCCATACTTGATCATGTTGAGTCTTGCTGGAATTCCCATCTTCCTTCTGGAAGTTTCTTTGGGCCAGTTTGCCAGTCAAGGACCCGTTTCTGTATGGAAGGCTATTCCAGCTTTACAAG gttgCGGGATTGCCATGTTGATTATATCAGTCTTGATAGccatatattataatataataatgtgctGGACTCTGTACTACCTGTTCGCTTCGTTCACTTCGTTGAAGGGCTTATTGCCATGGTCTTACTGTACAAACGAATGGAACACAGCTGAGTGCAAAGACAAAGACATGCTGCAGCTAG ATTCCTGTATCCTTCGAGACAGAAACATCACCTCCATTAAGAACACGACATTTTGTTTGTCTGCGAATGCTGCTGGGAGTTTAAGCAAGCTGTTAAATATCACAACGGATAACAGAACCTATGTCAGCCCCAGTGAAGAATATTTCAA ATATAATGTGTTGCACATTTCCAAAGGGATTGAGTATCCAGGAGATATCCGCTGGCCCTTGGCCGCTTGTCTTTTTCTGGCATGGCTCATTGTGTATGCTTCCCTGGCTAAAGGAATCAAGTCATCAGGCAAG GTGGTGTATTTCACAGCCACCTTTCCTTACGTGGTTTTGGTGATTTTGTTGATCCGTGGTGTGACACTGCCTGGAGCAGGATCCGGGATTCTTTACTTCATTACACCGAAATGGGAAAAACTCAATGATGCCAAA GTATGGAAGGATGCTGCGACTCAGatcttcttctccctctctgCAGCATGGGGAGGGTTAATCACTCTCTCCTCATACAATAAATTTCATAACAACTGTTATCG GGACACTATAATAGTGACGTGTACAAACAGCGCTACAAGTATTTTTGCTGGTTTTGTGATTTTCTCTGTCATTGGCTTCATGGCTCATGAGCTTAAGGTGCCGATCGAGAAAGTGGCAGATGAAG gtccTGGCATTGCTTTTGTGGTTTATCCAGAAGCCCTCACTAGGCTACCAATCTCTCCATTTTGGGCcatcatcttcttcctcatgCTCCTAACGCTTGGACTGGATACCATG TTTGCGACCATCGAGACTATCGTGACATCAGTAGCTGATGAATTTCCCAAATATCTGCGAAAGCACAAGCCTCTCTTCACCCTCGTGTGCTGTGTGTGCTTCTATATTCTGGGCTTCCCGATGATAACTGAG AGTGGCATGTACATGCTACAGCTAGTTGACACCTATGCAGCCTCGTATTCTCTTGTCATCCTAGCCATCTTTGAGCTAATTGGAATTTCTTACATCTATG GCTTGCAACGGTTCTGCGAGGACATAGAAATGATGATTGGTTTCCAGCCGAACAGGTTCTGGAGGATGTGTTGGGCTTTTGTAACACCGACTATTCTCACA TTTATTTTGGTGCTGAGTTTGTACCAGTGGAAGGTGATGACCTACGAGGACTACACCTACCCCACCTGGTCCATGGTGCTCGGCTGGCTCATGGTCATCTGCTCTGTTATCTGGATCCCCATCATGTTCGTCATTAAGATGTACCTTGCTCCAGGAACCATCATCGAG CGATTGAAGCTTGTATGTTCTCCTCAGCCTGATTGGGGTCCTTTCTTGATGAAGCATCGTGGTGAGCGCTATAAAAACATGATTGACCCACTTGGAACAAATTCATTGGGGCTCAAACTTCCTCCAAAGGACTTCCAGCTATCTGGCCCTTGA